In a genomic window of Micromonospora cremea:
- a CDS encoding ATP-binding protein produces MTFIGRPDATFVTREHNGAIMPTDVRCLVEIDESSGVVRLTGVLDAAGADTVRAALLAVLCDRPGPVVADVSGLRVADQVGQGVFAEIRREVADWPAADVLLCDPSVSASGGADAALAGVPAWPTLDGALAAAPLAAVLTAELAPTVGAARQARELVTTGCQHWDVRTLAEPASIAITEMVNNVVAHARTPMTIRLAPQAGTLRVAVRDHSPLRPAFAGVAPPTRAGGRGLLLIDMVARRWGSSPVPDGKVVWCVLHPEDESAPLV; encoded by the coding sequence ATGACGTTCATCGGCCGCCCGGATGCGACCTTCGTCACCCGGGAGCACAATGGGGCGATCATGCCGACCGACGTGCGTTGTCTGGTGGAGATCGACGAGTCGTCCGGGGTGGTCCGGCTGACCGGAGTGCTCGACGCTGCGGGCGCCGACACGGTCCGGGCCGCGCTGCTGGCAGTACTCTGCGACCGACCCGGCCCGGTGGTGGCCGACGTGAGCGGGTTGCGGGTCGCCGACCAGGTCGGGCAGGGGGTCTTCGCCGAGATCCGCCGGGAGGTCGCCGACTGGCCCGCGGCGGACGTGCTGCTCTGCGACCCGTCGGTCTCCGCGTCCGGCGGTGCGGACGCCGCACTGGCCGGCGTCCCGGCCTGGCCCACCCTGGACGGCGCGCTGGCCGCGGCGCCGCTGGCGGCGGTCCTCACCGCCGAGCTGGCCCCGACCGTTGGCGCCGCCCGGCAGGCCCGCGAGCTGGTCACCACCGGCTGCCAGCACTGGGACGTGCGGACGCTGGCCGAACCGGCGAGCATCGCGATCACCGAGATGGTCAACAACGTGGTGGCGCACGCCCGGACTCCGATGACCATCCGGCTGGCTCCCCAGGCCGGCACCCTGCGCGTGGCGGTTCGCGACCACTCCCCCCTCCGCCCCGCGTTCGCCGGGGTGGCACCGCCGACCCGGGCCGGCGGGCGCGGCCTGCTGCTGATCGACATGGTGGCCCGCCGCTGGGGCAGCAGCCCGGTACCGGACGGCAAGGTCGTCTGGTGCGTGCTGCACCCCGAGGACGAAAGCGCCCCCCTCGTCTGA
- a CDS encoding DUF5709 domain-containing protein, which produces MRDNEYPTPVSDTEAEGLPDTADDDSTAKDDVLTGREADGPEPAQLPGDRTPVAVDRFGTTAEEQLDGESLDYKLQRESFERPVDDPLAGPVDPKIAFEADNEAAAAEAQLDADVMDPGPTSDPKSPVSLYDHGRLGTVADATVGRLVEPDEGAHTDQETDSVAYDAGSAGGGATAEELAIHETEPPRSV; this is translated from the coding sequence ATGCGCGACAACGAGTACCCGACCCCCGTATCCGACACCGAGGCGGAGGGGCTGCCCGACACCGCCGACGACGACTCGACCGCCAAGGACGACGTGCTGACCGGGCGCGAGGCGGACGGCCCTGAGCCGGCCCAGCTGCCCGGCGACCGGACCCCGGTGGCGGTGGACCGGTTCGGGACCACCGCCGAGGAACAGCTCGACGGTGAGTCGTTGGACTACAAGCTCCAGCGGGAGAGCTTCGAACGCCCGGTGGACGACCCGCTGGCCGGCCCGGTCGACCCGAAGATCGCTTTCGAGGCGGACAACGAGGCGGCCGCGGCGGAGGCCCAGCTGGACGCCGACGTGATGGACCCCGGTCCGACCTCGGACCCGAAGTCGCCGGTCTCCCTCTACGACCACGGCCGGCTCGGCACGGTGGCCGACGCCACGGTGGGTCGGCTGGTGGAACCGGACGAGGGGGCGCACACCGACCAGGAGACCGACTCCGTGGCGTACGACGCCGGTTCGGCCGGCGGTGGGGCGACCGCCGAGGAGCTGGCCATCCACGAGACGGAGCCGCCGCGCTCGGTCTGA